The following proteins are encoded in a genomic region of Aliiroseovarius sp. F47248L:
- a CDS encoding carboxypeptidase M32, whose product MTAFDELMRFQRDTQALAEIAGRLGWDQETVMPEGAAPQRAEEMAAIENVLHARRIDPKIADWLGSIESSQLSPADAAQIREIKRAQARALKVPVDLSMAIARATSAAQRKWADARAKDDFTAFCPVLEEIVALRREEAAALADGGDLYDALLDDYEPGASGQDIQTMFDAMRPRLVKLRNAALGSTHQPEKVIGTYPSKKQMKLSAKLARTFGYDLTHGRIDKAVHPFSSGSGLDVRITTRTSETDPFNCFYSTIHEVGHACYEQNVDRAYLLTPIGRGASMGVHESQSRIYENQLGRSRAFSAWLFDRMHRRFGYAPASDADTFYGTVNRLEKGYIRTESDEVQYNLHVMLRFDLERRLIAGQLDVADLEEAWNARFVADFGYEIDRASNGVLQDVHWAVGLFGYFPTYSLGNVYAGCLHAALRNDRPDLDAQLAQGNATYATNWLRANVQQHGALYAPQEVIERATGRPVSVEPLLSYLEAKFGEIYRI is encoded by the coding sequence ATGACAGCTTTTGACGAGTTGATGAGGTTTCAGCGCGACACGCAGGCGCTGGCCGAAATCGCAGGTCGCCTTGGTTGGGATCAGGAAACCGTTATGCCCGAAGGGGCTGCGCCACAACGGGCCGAGGAAATGGCGGCTATTGAAAACGTGCTGCATGCGCGGCGGATAGATCCCAAGATTGCTGATTGGTTGGGGTCGATTGAATCCAGCCAATTGTCCCCTGCTGATGCGGCCCAGATACGGGAAATCAAACGGGCACAGGCACGTGCATTGAAGGTGCCGGTGGATTTGTCGATGGCAATCGCCCGTGCCACCTCGGCGGCGCAACGCAAATGGGCGGATGCGCGAGCCAAGGATGATTTCACCGCTTTTTGCCCTGTGTTGGAGGAAATCGTTGCGCTGCGGAGGGAAGAGGCCGCCGCCCTAGCAGATGGCGGCGATCTTTATGACGCATTGCTGGATGACTACGAACCCGGTGCATCGGGTCAGGACATTCAAACGATGTTTGACGCGATGCGTCCCCGATTGGTCAAGCTGCGGAATGCGGCACTTGGATCAACCCACCAGCCCGAGAAGGTGATCGGCACCTATCCGTCAAAAAAACAGATGAAGCTGTCTGCCAAGTTGGCGCGCACCTTTGGCTATGACCTGACCCATGGGCGGATCGACAAGGCGGTGCATCCGTTCAGTTCCGGTTCCGGTTTGGACGTGCGTATCACCACCCGCACCAGCGAAACCGATCCGTTCAACTGTTTCTATTCCACCATCCACGAAGTCGGCCACGCTTGTTACGAACAGAATGTCGACCGCGCCTATTTGCTTACACCGATCGGGCGCGGAGCGTCGATGGGAGTTCATGAAAGCCAGTCACGGATATACGAAAACCAGCTTGGCCGCTCGCGCGCCTTTTCGGCGTGGCTTTTTGATCGCATGCACCGCCGCTTTGGCTATGCGCCTGCCAGCGATGCGGATACCTTCTATGGCACGGTGAATCGGCTGGAAAAGGGCTACATCCGCACGGAATCGGACGAAGTGCAGTATAATCTGCATGTGATGCTGCGTTTCGATCTGGAGCGTCGCCTGATCGCGGGCCAGTTGGACGTCGCCGATCTTGAAGAGGCTTGGAATGCACGTTTCGTGGCCGATTTCGGATACGAGATCGACCGCGCCTCAAACGGAGTATTGCAGGATGTGCATTGGGCGGTGGGTCTGTTTGGCTATTTCCCGACCTATAGTCTTGGCAATGTCTATGCAGGCTGTCTACACGCGGCCTTGCGCAACGACCGACCCGATCTGGATGCGCAACTGGCACAGGGCAACGCGACCTATGCGACCAACTGGCTGCGCGCCAACGTCCAGCAGCACGGCGCGCTTTATGCGCCGCAAGAAGTGATCGAACGCGCAACCGGAAGGCCAGTCTCGGTCGAACCACTGCTGTCCTATCTGGAAGCGAAGTTTGGCGAGATTTATCGGATATGA